A single window of Larus michahellis chromosome 17, bLarMic1.1, whole genome shotgun sequence DNA harbors:
- the THY1 gene encoding thy-1 membrane glycoprotein: MNPTIGIAVILTVLQAAHCQMIKDLSACLLGQSLRVDCRYENKTSNPLTYEFSITKDNRKHVIHSTISVSENIYRSRANVTMHKNLVCLYLQSFTTSDEGVYMCELRATNDYTGNQIKNITVIKDKLEKCAGFSLLIQNTSWLLLLLLSLPLLQAVDFVSL, translated from the exons ATGAACCCCACCATCGGCATCGCTGTCATCCTGACAG TCCTCCAGGCTGCCCACTGCCAGATGATCAAGGACCTGAGTGCCTGCCTGCTGGGCCAGAGCCTCCGGGTGGACTGCCGTTATGAGAACAAAACCAGCAACCCCCTGACCTACGAGTTCAGCATTACCAAGGACAACAGGAAGCACGTCATCCACAGCACCATCAGCGTCTCCGAGAACATCTACCGGAGCCGAGCCAATGTCACCATGCACAAGAACCTGGTGTGCCTCTACCTGCAGAGCTTCACCACCAGTGATGAGGGTGTCTACATGTGCGAGCTAAGGGCCACCAACGACTACACCGGCAACCAGATAAAGAACATCACTGTCATCAAAG ACAAACTGGAGAAATGCGCCGGCTTCAGCCTCTTGATCCAGAACACTTCgtggctcctgctgcttctcctttccctgcctcttcTGCAAGCTGTGGACTTCGTGTCCCTGTGA